A window of the Equus przewalskii isolate Varuska chromosome 10, EquPr2, whole genome shotgun sequence genome harbors these coding sequences:
- the ARL16 gene encoding ADP-ribosylation factor-like protein 16 has translation MCLILGPTGVGKTLLVKRLQELSSRDGKGHLGDPPPTRPTVGTNLTDIVVQRKITIRELGGCMGPIWSSYYGNCHSLLFMMDASNPTQLSASCVQLLGLLSAEQLAEASVLILFNKIDLPCYMTVEEMQSLIRLPDIIACAKQNITTAEISALRGTGLSEVLRWLQDTHRTHS, from the exons ATGTGTCTCATCCTGGGGCCCACGGGCGTCGGGAAGACGCTGTTGGTGAAACGACTGCAAG AGCTGAGCTCCCGGGATGGGAAGGGACACCTGGGCGATCCTCCCCCGACGCGGCCCACG GTGGGCACTAACCTTACTGACATCGTGGTCCAGAGAAAGATCACCATCCGGGAGCTAGGGGGTTGCATGGGCCCCATCTGGTCCAGTTACTATGGAAACTGCCATTCTCTCCTG tTCATGATGGATGCCTCTAACCCCACCCAGCTGTCTGCATCCTGTGTGCAACTCTTGGGTCTTCTATCTGCAGAACAACTTGCAGAAGCATCGGTTCTGATACTCTTCAATAAAAT TGACCTGCCCTGTTATATGACCGTAGAGGAGATGCAGTCATTAATCAGGCTCCCGGACATCATTGCTTGCGCCAAGCAGAACATCACCACAGCAGAAATCAGTGCCTTGAGAGGCACTGGCTTGTCAGAGGTGCTGCGCTGGCTCCAGGACACCCACAGAACCCACAGCTGA